A genomic stretch from Mya arenaria isolate MELC-2E11 chromosome 10, ASM2691426v1 includes:
- the LOC128205186 gene encoding putative nuclease HARBI1, with protein sequence MVYVVSSIVYIFMEIEQLQMWARWLELQRDRAIAVLELEQEEEAEGRRHRRRRQMRRKIWMKQWLARRPLYGHYEQLLQELNREDPKGYKNFLRVDADMFGELVDRISPRIQKKNTNFREALEPGLKLAVTLRHLATGASYSDLMYSFRVGSNTISKFVPEVLDAIIQEYSEEVLPDVVTAEQWQQIADDFRTKWNFPHVCGALDGKHVRIKNPKNSGSLFYNYKGFFSIILLALVDANYKFIWVSVGANGSASDAQLFNNTELRTMLEENNLGLPDPDPLPGDDMNTPYFLIGDDAFPLRTWMMKPYSRRNLTNEERIFNYRLSRARRVVENAFGLLAMRFQCLLGCLNQMPETVDLIILACVTLHNLISIRYPAIARLAVDQEDEHNQLVPGEWRQGRQLADGDRTHGRNVVTSAGVSQRNYIKHYFNSRAGSVEWQQNMI encoded by the exons ATGGTATATGTTGTGTCCAGCATAGTATACATATTTATGGAGATTGAGCAGTTGCAGATGTGGGCCAGATGGTTAGAGCTCCAGAGAGACAGGGCCATTGCAGTGCTAGAGTTGGAACAAGAGGAAGAGGCTGAGGGTCGTAGGCATAGACGTAGGCGACAAATGCGCAGGAAAATATGGATGAAGCAGTGGCTTGCACGACGACCCCTGTATGGGCATTATGAGCAACTGCTACAGGAGCTAAACAGGGAAGACCCAAAAGGATACAAAAATTTCCTAAGGGTAGACGCTGATATGTTTGGGGAGCTTGTTGATCGCATATCACCCAGAATTCAGAAAAAGAACACCAACTTCAG GGAAGCCCTGGAGCCTGGATTGAAGTTGGCGGTCACTCTTCGTCATCTCGCAACTGGAGCCTCGTATTCAGACTTGATGTACTCATTCCGAGTGGGAAGTAACACAATAAGTAAATTCGTCCCTGAAGTTTTGGATGCTATAATACAGGAGTACTCTGAAGAGGTTTTGCCAGACGTCGTCACTGCTGAACAATGGCAGCAGATTGCAGATGACTTCCGAACCAAGTGGAATTTTCCTCATGTCTGCGGGGCTCTTGATGGTAAGCACGTGAGGATAAAGAACCCGAAGAACTCTGGATCTCTGTTCTATAACTATAAAGGCTTCTTTTCCATAATACTACTCGCACTCGTAGACGCAAACTACAAATTCATCTGGGTAAGCGTTGGTGCTAATGGCAGTGCATCCGATGCCCAGCTATTCAATAACACTGAACTCAGAACCATGCTAGAAGAAAACAACCTTGGTTTGCCTGACCCTGATCCACTGCCTGGCGATGACATGAACACCCCATACTTCCTCATTGGAGATGACGCCTTCCCGTTGAGAACTTGGATGATGAAGCCATACTCCAGACGCAACTTGACCAACGAGGAGCGCATATTCAATTACAG GTTGTCCAGGGCTAGACGAGTGGTAGAAAACGCCTTCGGTCTTCTCGCTATGCGGTTTCAGTGCCTACTTGGCTGCTTGAACCAGATGCCCGAAACCGTTGACTTGATTATTCTTGCATGTGTCACACTGCATAACCTTATCAGCATACGGTACCCTGCCATTGCAAGACTGGCCGTCGACCAAGAGGACGAGCATAACCAATTAGTACCTGGTGAATGGCGCCAAGGAAGACAGTTGGCTGATGGTGATCGGACCCATGGAAGAAATGTGGTGACATCCGCTGGGGTCAGTCAGAGGAACTACATTAAACACTACTTCAACTCCCGAGCTGGTTCAGTTGAGTGGCAACAGAATATGATTTAG
- the LOC128205187 gene encoding uncharacterized protein LOC128205187, with protein MPRKGKRPIGSTIASKCAVAAPQPEIVEPTQEESNESPIPPTDSSAEQTRKEQVEERPTSPEIETDIRPRKTLHRTLTQDEEDDLVAWLRENSFLFDKSSAGFKYKEKKNSTWAAKEAELGLKPGDLSSIWYTNMRTQYSKLIKLTNKSGSGAGERTARQQWILDNFEFLRPYLVQLRTQRGSKFAEKRKELVLEETEDDVAASDSSAPSTSAVSGCRPKAARVLSSLTSELESVRGAITVAQDPAAHTGQFLVYLMRQMDQQRMNVFVTRATRLALDLAEESQEEKRRLATQEAAGHVGQQIADPVFAMPVPPAPTSSIYRRQAPISAAFGSAWQQNQFQQQDHMQQDFQLATNIAASAPPAHLTPLLKSFTHLQPPNVQAILQQPTCAYRSITPAIETPTTTASIIRQAMDMVSTPNSSPILTQEMHDAPKD; from the exons ATGCCGAGAAAAGGCAAAAGGCCGATAGGCAGTACAATTGCGAGTAAATGTGCAGTTGCTGCGCCTCAGCCTGAAATCGTGGAACCCACCCAGGAAGAGAGTAATGAGTCGCCTATACCCCCTACTGACTCTTCTGCCGAGCAAACCAGAAAAGAGCAAGTAGAAGAACGTCCGACTTCTCCTGAGATAGAG ACTGATATCAGGCCCCGGAAGACACTACATCGTACACTCACGCAAGATGAAGAAGATGACCTTGTAGCGTGGTTAAGAGAGAACTCGTTCCTCTTCGACAAATCATCCGCAGGATTCAAGTATAAGGAGAAGAAGAACAGTACATGGGCCGCGAAAGAGGCAGAGTTGGGCCTCAAACCTGGAGACCTGTCGTCAATCTGGTACACGAATATGAGAACACAGTATTCGAAACTAATTAAGCTTACCAACAAATCTGGATCTGGTGCTGGAGAGCGCACAGCAAGGCAACAGTGGATTTTGGACAACTTTGAATTCCTGCGCCCTTATCTGGTACAGCTGCGAACTCAGAGGGGATCCAAA TTTGCGGAGAAGAGAAAGGAACTTGTCTTGGAGGAGACAGAGGATGATGTCGCCGCCTCCGATTCGTCAGCACCCTCTACATCAGCAGTATCTGGTTGCCGTCCCAAAGCAGCGCGTGTACTGTCCTCATTGACGTCCGAGTTGGAGTCCGTGCGTGGTGCCATCACAGTTGCGCAAGATCCAGCAGCACACACTGGCCAGTTTTTGGTGTATTTGATGCGCCAAATGGACCAGCAGAGAATGAATGTGTTTGTCACACGTGCAACAAGGCTGGCTCTGGACCTTGCGGAGGAAAGCCAAGAGGAGAAGAGACGACTAGCCACCCAAGAGGCAGCAGGGCATGTAGGTCAACAGATAGCAGATCCAGTTTTTGCCATGCCTGTCCCTCCCGCTCCTACATCATCTATATACAGAAGACAGGCTCCCATATCAGCGGCGTTCGGCTCAGCATGGCAGCAGAATCAGTTTCAGCAACAGGATCACATGCAGCAGGATTTTCAGCTAGCTACCAATATAGCTGCATCTGCACCACCAGCCCATCTTACACCACTGCTGAAAAGTTTTACTCACCTGCAACCACCAAATGTGCAGGCAATCTTGCAACAGCCTACATGTGCTTACAGGTCCATTACACCCGCCATAGAAACCCCAACCACGACTGCATCTATCATCCGCCAGGCTATGGATATGGTCTCGACACCAAATAGTTCCCCCATCCTAACCCAGGAGATGCATGACGCACCCAAGGACTGA
- the LOC128204747 gene encoding uncharacterized protein LOC128204747, whose protein sequence is MASNFCTLSLGQLKTELRRRNAKLTGRKKELIERLEAYDRNQNFNREEDLLPEFNMSLPKTSGYRDVNSDAKMAPITMEKAIEYMDQYRVEFDAKVKDLY, encoded by the exons ATGGCTTCAAATTTTTGCACCTTATCATTAGGCCAGCTTAAAACGGAGCTAAGGCGACGCAATGCAAAGTTGACTGGACGGAAGAAGGAATTAATCGAAAG ACTGGAGGCATATGACAGAAACCAGAATTTCAACAGGGAAGAAGATCTTCTACCAGAATTCAACATGAGCCTGCCCAAGACTAGTGGATACAGAGATGTAAATTCAGATGCTAAAATGGCACCAATAACAATGGAGAAGGCCATCGAATACATGGACCAGTACCGGGTGGAGTTTGATGCGAAGGTAAAAGACCTGTAC
- the LOC128204748 gene encoding uncharacterized protein LOC128204748: MPETTCVVPFCSRKGRHKFPKDKARRDAWVHAIKRGKSKFEMWSPTKYSYICENHFTGDDYHSETYSGVERQKKALRKTAVPSVFSWTCQDTLQKKRARKDRCLSRDARKRKLFHDISNISEEPQPEFIAQKLEIVSDDLDVGAVEEVIPMDTETVSEVETDVQGIPSYVDAVVQTPKQPAFSIYNFEHDSAAVHFYTGLENYLKFMFVLSTLGPAAYHLNYIYHSVISVTVPDQFLIVLMKLRRHTTSFELSRMFSVAESVISNIFITWVLFMEKQWRELNIWPSQELVKHFAPSSFKRNYPN, encoded by the exons ATGCCTGAAACAACTTGTGTTGTACCATTTTGTTCACGAAAAGGACGTCATAAGTTTCCGAAGGACAAAGCCCGACGAGATGCATGGGTGCACGCAATTAAAAGGGGAAAATCGAAGTTCGAAATGTGGTCACCTACGAAGTACTCGTATATCTGTGAGAATCATTTCACGGGAGATGATTACCACTCTGAGACGTATTCTG gGGTCGAACGACAGAAAAAGGCTCTCCGAAAAACCGCCGTTCCAAGTGTGTTTTCTTGGACATGCCAAGACACATTGCAGAAGAAGAGGGCACGCAAGGACAGATGTCTCTCTCGAGATGCTAGAAAGAGGAAGCTATTCCACGACATTTCGAATATCAGTGAGGAGCCACAGCCAGAGTTTATTGCTCAGAAGTTAGAAATTGTTTCAGATGATTTGGATGTTGGGGCAGTTGAGGAAGTAATTCCAATGGACACTGAAACTGTATCTGAAGTTGAAACTGATGTGCAAGGGATACCTTCATATGTAGATGCTGTGGTTCAGACACCAAAACAACCagcattttctatttataactTTGAACATGATTCAGCAGCAGTTCATTTTTATACTGGacttgaaaattatttgaaatttatgtttgttttgagtACACTTGGACCAGCAGCATATCATCTGAACTATATATATCACTCTGTTATTAGTGTGACTGTGCCTGACcaatttttaattgtgttaatgaAACTTAGGCGACACACAACAAGCTTTGAACTGTCTAGAATGTTCAGTGTTGCTGAAAGTgtaatttcaaacatattcattacatgGGTTCTCTTCATGGAGAAACAGTGGAGGGAACTCAACATCTGGCCGAGCCAAGAACTTGTTAAGCACTTTGCTCCAAGCAGTTTCAAAAGAAACTACCCAAAC